A window of the Candidatus Cloacimonadota bacterium genome harbors these coding sequences:
- the lspA gene encoding signal peptidase II, which produces MFIIFLALDQISKISIRHLFSHAHSDTLPILGNFFRLTFVENQGAVFGINPQLGQLTNIILLVLHIVAIVIIIFLFRRNTHPLARFSFTLILSGAFGNLIDRIFLGKVTDFLDVEFFNITIGKWHIDRWYVFNIADSCIVVGVILLIIYYLFVENSAKQEEILEKE; this is translated from the coding sequence TTGTTTATAATATTCCTTGCTCTTGATCAGATATCGAAAATTTCAATCCGCCATCTTTTCTCGCATGCACATTCAGACACATTACCAATACTCGGGAATTTTTTCAGACTAACCTTTGTTGAAAACCAAGGAGCAGTATTTGGCATCAATCCTCAACTTGGACAGCTGACAAATATCATTCTCCTTGTTCTTCATATAGTTGCTATTGTTATTATCATATTTTTATTCAGGAGGAACACCCACCCTCTTGCCCGGTTCAGCTTTACACTTATACTCAGTGGAGCATTCGGCAACCTAATAGATAGAATATTTTTAGGAAAAGTAACAGACTTTCTTGACGTGGAATTTTTCAATATAACTATAGGTAAATGGCATATTGACCGATGGTATGTCTTCAACATTGCAGATTCATGCATCGTTGTAGGCGTTATCCTGTTAATCATATATTATCTTTTTGTAGAAAACTCTGCAAAACAAGAAGAAATTTTGGAGAAAGAATGA